Proteins from one Halopseudomonas pelagia genomic window:
- the dcd gene encoding dCTP deaminase: MSIKSDRWIRQMSQEQGMIEPFVERQVRGEESDRVISYGVSSYGYDVRCSNEFKVFTNIHSATVDPKHFDEKSFVDITSDVCIIPPNSFALARTVEYFRIPRNVLTICLGKSTYARCGIIVNVTPLEPEWEGHVTLEFSNTTTLPAKIYANEGVAQMLFFESDEPCEVSYRDRGGKYQGQRGVTLPRA, from the coding sequence ATGAGCATCAAGTCAGACCGTTGGATACGTCAAATGTCCCAGGAACAGGGCATGATCGAGCCCTTTGTCGAGCGTCAGGTACGCGGCGAAGAGAGTGACCGGGTTATCTCCTATGGCGTTTCCAGCTACGGCTATGACGTACGTTGCTCGAATGAATTCAAGGTGTTTACCAATATTCACTCGGCCACCGTTGATCCCAAGCATTTCGATGAGAAAAGCTTTGTCGATATCACCAGCGATGTATGCATTATTCCGCCGAACTCTTTTGCGCTAGCGCGTACGGTCGAATATTTCCGTATTCCGCGTAATGTACTGACCATCTGCCTGGGCAAAAGCACCTACGCCCGCTGCGGCATTATAGTCAACGTCACGCCGCTGGAGCCTGAGTGGGAAGGCCACGTTACACTGGAATTTTCCAACACCACGACTCTGCCAGCGAAGATTTATGCCAATGAGGGTGTTGCGCAAATGCTGTTCTTTGAATCCGATGAGCCCTGTGAAGTGTCCTACCGCGACCGTGGCGGCAAGTATCAGGGGCAACGCGGCGTGACCCTGCCCAGAGCCTAA